In Oncorhynchus clarkii lewisi isolate Uvic-CL-2024 chromosome 2, UVic_Ocla_1.0, whole genome shotgun sequence, one DNA window encodes the following:
- the LOC139420565 gene encoding glycylpeptide N-tetradecanoyltransferase 2 yields MAEDSESAASQQSLELDDQDTCGIDGDNEEENEHMQGSPGGDLGAKKKKKKQKRKKEKPSSGGAKSDSASDSQEIKNPGLPMQKLQDIQRAMELLSCQGPAKSIDEATKHKYQFWDTQPVPKLNEVVTSHGPMEADKDNIRQEPYSLPQGFMWDTLDLSNADVLKELYTLLNENYVEDDDNMFRFDYSPSFLKWALRPPGWLPQWHCGVRVSSNKKLVGFISAIPADIHVYDTLKKMVEINFLCVHKKLRSKRVAPVLIREITRRVNLEGIFQAVYTAGVVLPKPVSTCRYWHRSLNPRKLVEVKFSHLSRNMTLQRTMKLYRLPDNTKTPGLRAMERRDVRQVTELLQKHMRRFQLAPSMGEEEVAHWFLPQDNIIDTFVVEGAGGVLTDFTSFYTLPSTVMHHPQHRSLKAAYSFYSVHTHTPLLDLMNDTLILAKLKGFDVFNALDLMENKVFLEKLKFGIGDGNLQYYLFNWKCPPMDPDMVGLVLQ; encoded by the exons gagtccGGGGGGAGACTTGGGGgctaagaagaagaagaagaaacagaagagaaagaaagagaagccGAGCTCTGGAGGGGCCAAGTCAGACTCTGCCTCAGACTCACAGGAGATAAAG AACCCAGGGCTGCCCATGCAGAAGCTGCAGGACATCCAGAGAGCCATGGAGTTGCTGTCCTGCCAGGGACCAGCTAAGAGCATCGACGAGGCCACCAAACACAAGTACCAGTTCTGGGACACACAGCCAGTACCTAAACTTA ATGAGGTTGTAACCAGCCATGGGCCCATGGAGGCTGACAAGGACAACATCAGACAGGAGCCCTACTCTCTACCACAGGGCTTTATGTGGGACACGCTGGACCTCAGCAACGCTGACGTG ctgaagGAGTTGTACACCTTGTTGAATGAGAACTATGTGGAGGatgatgacaacatgtttagattTGATTACTCACCCAGCTTTCTCAAATG ggcgtTGCGTCCTCCAGGCTGGTTGCCCCAGTGGCATTGTGGGGTGAGGGTTTCCTCCAATAAGAAACTGGTTGGTTTCATCAGTGCCATTCCTGCTGATATCCACGTCTACGACac cttAAAGAAAATGGTTGAGATCAACTTCCTGTGTGTTCATAAGAAATTGCGTTCAAAGCGTGTGGCTCCAGTTCTGATCAGGGAGATCACACGAAGGGTTAACTTGGAGGGTATATTCCAGGCCGTCTACACGGCAGGAGTGGTACTACCCAAACCTGTGTCTACCTGCAG GTACTGGCATCGTTCTCTGAACCCTAGGAAGCTGGTGGAGGTGAAATTTTCTCACCTGAGCAGAAACATGACGCTGCAGAGAACCATGAAACTGTACAGACTACCAGAC AACACTAAGACCCCGGGCTTGCGAGCGATGGAGAGGCGTGACGTGCGTCAGGTGACGGAGCTGCTGCAGAAACACATGAGACGTTTCCAGCTGGCGCCCTCTATGGGCGAGGAGGAGGTGGCACACTGGTTCCTCCCTCAGGACAACATCATAGACACATTTGTCGTAGAG GGTGCCGGTGGTGTGTTAACAGACTTCACTAGTTTCTACACCCTGCCCTCCACAGTGATGCACCATCCACAGCACAGAAGTCTAAAGGCTGCTTACTCCTTCTAcagcgttcacacacacactccactacTGGACCTGATGAATGACACTCTCATACTGGCCAAACTG AAAGGCTTTGATGTGTTTAATGCTCTGGACCTGATGGAGAACAAGGTGTTTCTGGAGAAGCTCAAATTTGGCATCGGAGACGGCAACCTGCAGTATTACCTCTTTAACTGGAAATGTCCCCCCATGGACCCCGACATg GTTGGCCTTGTTCTTCAATAA
- the LOC139420575 gene encoding ribonuclease P protein subunit p38-like → MATPGKVSKKERKKQIPAKTSLNSPYRLQWSPLQSDDVHFILDTLKSKLSATGLEKKEVKGFRQWGKKRNKNPPTGHDSVAEPPQITLDTVTPECPVKPREQGWTDVAARRQLAIGINEVTKALEKNQLRLVLVCKSVKPPHMTNHLIALCRTRGVAACQVPRLSESVAGLLGLKCVLALGFRQGDRNEDGTFSDTVDAIVPRVPALQVAWIPSPRSETGATVEGQVGEGEGTAAGQMEVEKGEKTRSQKRKIEDISPDITECPSCVLQPLKVKKIIPNPYKIRKPKTKKK, encoded by the coding sequence ATGGCCACTCCAGGCAAAGTGTCAAAAAAGGAGCGGAAGAAGCAGATCCCAGCTAAGACGTCCCTGAACTCCCCCTACAGACTGCAATGGAGCCCACTGCAGAGTGATGATGTACACTTCATCCTGGACACTCTGAAGAGCAAACTGTCAGCAACTGGCCTGGAAAAGAAAGAGGTGAAAGGGTTTCGACAGTGGGGAAAAAAGAGAAATAAGAACCCACCTACAGGACATGACTCGGTAGCTGAGCCCCCACAGATAACCCTCGACACTGTAACACCGGAATGTCCTGTTAAACCCAGAGAGCAAGGCTGGACTGACGTAGCCGCTAGGAGGCAGCTGGCCATCGGCATCAATGAGGTCACCAAGGCTCTGGAGAAGAACCAGCTCCGGCTGGTGCTCGTGTGCAAGTCGGTCAAACCGCCGCACATGACGAACCACCTGATAGCGCTGTGCCGGACGCGGGGCGTGGCGGCATGCCAGGTTCCGCGTCTCAGTGAGAGTGTGGCGGGACTGCTGGGACTGAAGTGCGTCCTGGCACTGGGATTCAGACAAGGGGACAGGAACGAGGATGGGACGTTCTCCGACACTGTGGATGCCATTGTACCCAGAGTGCCTGCTCTGCAGGTTGCCTGGATACCAAGCCCTCGCAGTGAAACAGGTGCAACAGTTGAGGGgcaggtaggagagggagagggaacagcTGCAGGGCAAATGGAGGTGGAAAAGGGAGAGAAGACAAGAAGCCAAAAACGGAAAATTGAAGACATTTCTCCAGACATTACAGAATGTCCATCCTGCGTACTTCAGCCTCTTAAAGTGAAAAAGATTATACCGAACCCCTATAAAATACGGAAACCAAAGACTAAGAAAAAGTAG